Within Verrucomicrobiia bacterium, the genomic segment GTTTCCACGCCGACCTCGGACAGCGCCTTGGCTCTTTCCGGCCCCACCCCTTTCAAATACTGAACGGGTGAGGAAAGCTCCACCTTCCCCGGCCGGACGACCTTTGCCGGAACTACTTTTTTCTTTTCAACCGGCATACGAAAACCCCGTCGGTTTCATACTCTCCCGGCAAAATCACCACGTTCCCCTGCGTATCGCAAAATTCTTTCCCCGCCCAAGCTTCCGAACTCTCCCGTTCGAATTCTGGATGCCCGGCCAAAAATTTTTCGCAAGCGTTCCAGTTTTCCTCCGTCGTCAGCGTGCAGGTGGAATAAACAATAATTCCTCCGGGTTTGACCAGCCCCGCGGCCCGTTCCAGAAATTGCAAGGCCTGTGCGCCGAGCCGCACGGCATCCTCCTTTTTCTTTTCCCAGCGCAACTCCGGGTGCCGTGCCATCGTTCCAAGCCCAGTGCACGGCGCGTCAATCAAAATTTTATCAAATTTCTGCTTGAACGGATGCGTCAAAAAATCCCCGGTGACCAGATGAACACCCTTCACTCCGAGCCGCTTGAAGTTCCCCGCCATAACCTGCATCCTTCGGGGACTTCTCTCCACCGCCGTGATACTCGCGCCCGATTCAGCAATCAAAGCCGTCTTTCCTCCCGGCGCCGCGCAGGCGTCCAGAATTTCCTCGTTCGGATGCGGGTCCAAAACCCGCACGGCGAGCATTGTCGAGGGATCTTGAATGTATCCCTTCCCCTCCCGCAAAAGCTCAAAATCGGTCAAGGAGATTTCTTTCCTGATTTTGTAAAAATTCAAAAACCGAAGGCACCGCTCCCATTCGAATTTCTGCTTGGCAAGAAATGAAAAAAACTCCTCCTCATTGGTTTTCAACCGGTTTAGGCGCACAAAAGTCGCCGGCGCTCCGTTCCCCCAAGCCAGCATCCGTATTGTCTTTTCCCGGCCAAACAAACCGAGCCACTCCTCCACAATCCAGCTCGGATAGGAATACGTTCCCGCCAGCTCATCCGCCGCATCGGTGAACGAGAGCGCCGGTCGCTCACGCAAAAACTTCCGCAAACAGCCGTTCACCACACCGGAAAGTTTGCCTAAGCGGAACACTTTCGCCAGCTCCACGGCGTCGTTCACCACGGCATACTCCGGCCATTTTTTTTCTTCCAGTTGGAATAGCGAAAGTAGAAGAATCGCTTTCAAAGTAACGGGAGGATTTTCTTTTGCTAAAAGCAGGGGCAAAAATCGCTCCAGCCGCCCGAATTTTTTGATGGTTCCGACCACCAGCTCCCAGACCAAGCTACGGTCCTGGGCCGAAAGCCCCGCAACGCCGCGCAGCGCCTGTTTGGGATCCCCGCCCGCTTCCAGCCAGCCGGCCAGAATTTTTGCCGCCGCCCGCCGCGCGGGGGAAATTGTTTCGACCCCGGACGAACTTGCGGCTTTCGTTTATCTCACCTCGTGGGGCGAAAGAAGATTCCCATCGGCAAAAATCAAAAGCTCCCGCCGGATAAAAACCGCCTCCTGCGTCACCATCTCCGGCAGCCCCATTCCGACCAAGACCTCCTCCGGCCGGGCGTAGTCCCCCCCTGCCATCACCAATTCCATTTTAAGCCCGTGTCCATTCGGCTCCAGCCCCCGCACGAACGGGCGCACGTTCACCCGTTTTCGCTCCCCCTCGGAACTCCGCTCCACCCATACCTCTTTTTCTTCCAGAAATTTTGCGCAGCGAGTTGACTCGACCGCTCCCGGCAGCCGGACTTCATAGCGGGCCACGTTCACGCTGGCCGAAAGGGATTCTGTCTTGGCCAGAATCGGCTGGGCATCGATGAGCGAAAATCCCGGCGGCAGGGCTGCAGCCAGCCGGGCAAAAAACTCCTGCCGGTACGGCTGCTCGAAGCGGATATCCAGATATTCCGCCGTGGAAAGATGGCCGAGCGGCAGAGCTGGCCCGAACGCCACCTTCATTTTCGGGTGAAACCCCTGCGAATACGAAACCGGCAGCCCGGAGCGGCGCAAAGCCCGCTCAAAAACTTTGATGACGTCGAGGTGGGAGGAATACCGCGCCGCCTCCCCCTTCTCCCAGCGGAAGCGGATGACCGTGTTCGGCACTTGCAGTGCCTCGGGGTGGAAGCGAATTCTCCGTTTGGCGCGCCCGTATTGCATTTCCCCGCCCGAAGCCGAGGCTGCCGTCGTCGGCGGCTCCAGCGAGAGCGTAATCGGCGCGCCCGATTTTTTGACGACCGGAACCCGGTACGCCCAGTCCGTGGGTAGCCCGGAGCCCCCGCTCCGGGGTTCGGTGCCTAAAAACTCCGCGCCCAAAACTTCTGTTGCTCTGACGCCCATTTCTTGGAGCACCCAGTCCAGCCGACGGTAATCCGCTCCGTCGTCCGGCGTCTCATCCGGCTTGATGTGAGCGGCATAACCCGCAATAAAATCCGCAACTTTATCGCCGAGCCGTTCCCACAACCCGGTCAGATAAATCTGTTCCGGCGGCTCGTAGCGCAGTTGCAGATTGCGGGCCGAAAGATGCTTTTTCAAAAGTTCCTGCCGCCGGGTGACTTCGGACGGCCCAATCAAAGCCCCCTTCCACAATCCTTGATGCGGCACGGCGGAAAAAACCCCCAAATACCCCCGCAGCATCGTCCGCCCGGAACCCCGCCGCACTTCCGACGCCACCCGGTTCAAAAACTCGGCCGTCTCGGCAATCTCCTCCTCCGTTTCATTCGGAAAACCTAAATACAGGTACAGCCGGATTTGTTTGGGTGCAAGATTCAAAACCTCCCGCACCTTTTCGAAAATCTCCCCCTCCCCGGCTTGCACCCCCAAAAGCTTCCGGTTCCGTTCAACGCCGGAGCCGAGGTAAAACCCGGCGCCGAGTACGGAACTCTTTCGCAAAACCGCCAAAAGCTCCGGCGTGAACAGCTCCGGCTTCAGGTTGGAAAAATCCAGCTTGCCGTACACCTTGCTCATGTAACCGGCCAGCGAAGCCGCCAGCGGCGCCAAAGGCAAAGGCGGCTCCCCGCCCGCAAAGTCGAACCGCACGTCGTCATAGCCGGAGGCAAAAACCAGGTTCTGCAAATCCACCGCCGCCGCCGTGACGTCCAAATCCCCGGTGAGCCCGTCCAGCCGGATATTCAAAAACGAGCTTTCCGGGTCGAGCGTGGGAATCAAAAGTTTGGGGAAATAATTTCGATATTCCGACGGCGTTATCGCCGGATGCCCTTTTTTGCTTTGATTGGTGGCATAGATGGTCGCCCCTTCCAGATTTTCCAAAAACCTTTGCCGGTCAAACTTCTCATTCAGATTGGACAAACTTCTCGAAAGTGCAACGGCCGCGGCGAACCCTTCGAGATGAACCGCCGTGTCGAAAAACCGCCCCAATCCCCCGCTCCAGAGCGACCCCTTGCCGAACGTGGCGACCACCGCTCCCCCACCCCGCTTTTCCCTTTCTGCTTCGAGGCCGGCCAGCTCCATCAATCGCGGAAAAAAGAAATGGTCCCTTTTCCGCTCTGTTTGGAACAGAATCAAATCGAATTCCTTCACCGGCCGCCCGGACTCTACGGTGAAAAGCGGCACGCCTTCTTCCTTCATCACCTTCTGGGCGTCCGGCGCCGGCAGATACGCCCGCTCCACGGCAATATCCGGATGGTTGTTCAAAACGGCATATGCCTGCCGGTGTTCGAAGGAGGAAATTGCAAACTCGTACAAATCCGGATAGAGCAGCACCGCCCGGATTTTCTGCCCCTCTTTTTTAAAGCTTCCCAGCTCCCCGTCGGTGTACCGCCCCGGCCGGATGACGAACGGCAAAAATTCTTTTTCGATTTTCATATCGGACATTAGTATTTACCGATTTTTCTCAAGGTTGTAAAGAGTGGGAACCTCTGCAAATAAAAGCCGCTCCCAACTTTCTCCGTGGGAGCGGCGTAAAACGGATTATTTCCCGCTTATCCGTAAATCTCCGCGTGGTTGCACTTGCAGACCTGCACGACCTTCTGGCGGAATTTCCACGCCCCCGAATCCGCCTTGGCCGAGCGGACGTACAGAACGGACTGCACCGTCCCGCCGCAAACCGGGCAGGTGACCGAGTGTTTCACTTTGGACGCCTTGTCGGCGAAGCTCTGTTTCTTGGCCATTTAAACCTCCTTTACCGCCAATCTTTTACCTTGCCTAAAACCCGAATCCGGCTTTCCCGGTTCCTTTCGAAACCCGCTGGGCGTAATATAATACGAAACCGGCCCGAAAAACGCTAAATGTTGTACACCTCTTTCTGTTTCAACGCCTCCTTGCGCACCAAAAGCGCCGTGTAGGCAATCTCCGCCTCGTGCGAAAACCCCGGCTTCCGCCGCGCCCGCTCCAGATACACCTCCGCGGCGTCGAAATCCTTCTTCAAAAGCGACTCGATTGCCTGGAAATACAAAAGTTCCGCGGTCTCTTCCATCCTACTTCTTCACCCGGCTTTTCACCTGCCGGAATTTTTCCAGGTACGGCCCCACGGGATAGTTCTGCGCCTGCAAAAAGTACAAAAGATGCGCCACGAACACCTCGTCCGCCAGATGATACCGGGCGGTGAGCGCATCCAAAAGCCGCCCGATGACCGAAAGCGGATGTTCCCCCGGCTTGCGGTACTCCCGCATGTACTCCAGCTCATATCCCAAAAGCTTTTGGAAATCCTCGCTCAAATCCCCGCTGGTGCGGTCGTTGCCGGAGGGGAAATGGCCGGTTTTCGCCGCAAAGGCGGGCGGCTTCGCCTCCCGCCCGGTCAGCCGGGCCACGAACTTTTCCGAAAGCTCTGCAAGATGGTCGCCGGAATCCCCCGCCTCCGTCCCCTCCCCGTTGCGCGGCAGAAAAAGCTTGAGCTTTTCCAAGGCGGCGGAAACCTCCTCCATCTGGTAGCGCGTGAGGGGGGTGGAAGCCAGCTCCATCCCCTCTGTCCCCAGCCACTGCTCAAAGAGCCGGAAGCGCTCCGCCAAATCCGGAAATTCCTCGATCGGGCGGTAGGCCAGCTCCTTCAGTCGCCAGATTTGTTTGAAGGTTTTCAGCCCCTCGGCCTCCCTTTGCGCCCAGCCGGCCAGAAATTCCTCCGACTGTTGGGCCAGCCGCTCAAAAATTTCCGCCCGGGGGGAGCTCATTTCCTTTGGTAGGTTTCCAAAAGGGTCGAAAGTTTTTCCACCAGCCCCACCAACTTCTCCTCCCCGCTCCCGTTCCCCTCCTTGGCCGGCTCGATGAGCCCGGACATGTACAAAGCCGCCAGGTTTTTCAAAGTCGAAAGCCGGTCGAGGTTTGAGCGCTCGATGATTTGGTACACATCCTTCCGGCCGTCGACGAGCGCCAGAATGTTCCACTCATCCCCCTTGAGCGCCACGTCCCGGATCCGCTGCTCCGGAATCGGCTTGACCACAAACACCGTGCCGAAATCCGGCAGCCGCTGTTTGACCTCTTCCAGTTCATCGAGCCGCCGGACCCCTTCGAGGATTAGATTTTCGGTGGAGATGTGAATCAGAATTTCCTCTTCGGTCGGGAATTCGTTTTCGTAGAATTTGAAATTCCCGTTCTCCCAGTGCAAAAGCCGATAGATGAGCTCTTCGACTTGACGCCGGACGGCATCCTCCATCTGCGAGCGGGAAACAAAGCCGAACTTGACGAAAATCTCCCCGATGCGCCTTTGCGGGTGCTTCTCCTTTTCCGCCAGGGCCCCCGCCAGTTGGTTCTGGGTCAAAACCCCCTGCTGGA encodes:
- the rsmB gene encoding 16S rRNA (cytosine(967)-C(5))-methyltransferase RsmB; the encoded protein is MSPARRAAAKILAGWLEAGGDPKQALRGVAGLSAQDRSLVWELVVGTIKKFGRLERFLPLLLAKENPPVTLKAILLLSLFQLEEKKWPEYAVVNDAVELAKVFRLGKLSGVVNGCLRKFLRERPALSFTDAADELAGTYSYPSWIVEEWLGLFGREKTIRMLAWGNGAPATFVRLNRLKTNEEEFFSFLAKQKFEWERCLRFLNFYKIRKEISLTDFELLREGKGYIQDPSTMLAVRVLDPHPNEEILDACAAPGGKTALIAESGASITAVERSPRRMQVMAGNFKRLGVKGVHLVTGDFLTHPFKQKFDKILIDAPCTGLGTMARHPELRWEKKKEDAVRLGAQALQFLERAAGLVKPGGIIVYSTCTLTTEENWNACEKFLAGHPEFERESSEAWAGKEFCDTQGNVVILPGEYETDGVFVCRLKRKK
- a CDS encoding TIGR03936 family radical SAM-associated protein, whose translation is MKIEKEFLPFVIRPGRYTDGELGSFKKEGQKIRAVLLYPDLYEFAISSFEHRQAYAVLNNHPDIAVERAYLPAPDAQKVMKEEGVPLFTVESGRPVKEFDLILFQTERKRDHFFFPRLMELAGLEAEREKRGGGAVVATFGKGSLWSGGLGRFFDTAVHLEGFAAAVALSRSLSNLNEKFDRQRFLENLEGATIYATNQSKKGHPAITPSEYRNYFPKLLIPTLDPESSFLNIRLDGLTGDLDVTAAAVDLQNLVFASGYDDVRFDFAGGEPPLPLAPLAASLAGYMSKVYGKLDFSNLKPELFTPELLAVLRKSSVLGAGFYLGSGVERNRKLLGVQAGEGEIFEKVREVLNLAPKQIRLYLYLGFPNETEEEIAETAEFLNRVASEVRRGSGRTMLRGYLGVFSAVPHQGLWKGALIGPSEVTRRQELLKKHLSARNLQLRYEPPEQIYLTGLWERLGDKVADFIAGYAAHIKPDETPDDGADYRRLDWVLQEMGVRATEVLGAEFLGTEPRSGGSGLPTDWAYRVPVVKKSGAPITLSLEPPTTAASASGGEMQYGRAKRRIRFHPEALQVPNTVIRFRWEKGEAARYSSHLDVIKVFERALRRSGLPVSYSQGFHPKMKVAFGPALPLGHLSTAEYLDIRFEQPYRQEFFARLAAALPPGFSLIDAQPILAKTESLSASVNVARYEVRLPGAVESTRCAKFLEEKEVWVERSSEGERKRVNVRPFVRGLEPNGHGLKMELVMAGGDYARPEEVLVGMGLPEMVTQEAVFIRRELLIFADGNLLSPHEVR
- a CDS encoding DUF4388 domain-containing protein, whose translation is MDLEGSLNRFSVAEVFQLLSFSRKTGTLGLQRQEEVAMVYFNQGNVIYAYTPQQKIPLGELLVQQGVLTQNQLAGALAEKEKHPQRRIGEIFVKFGFVSRSQMEDAVRRQVEELIYRLLHWENGNFKFYENEFPTEEEILIHISTENLILEGVRRLDELEEVKQRLPDFGTVFVVKPIPEQRIRDVALKGDEWNILALVDGRKDVYQIIERSNLDRLSTLKNLAALYMSGLIEPAKEGNGSGEEKLVGLVEKLSTLLETYQRK